In Mycobacteriales bacterium, a single genomic region encodes these proteins:
- the rplV gene encoding 50S ribosomal protein L22 yields MAADSALAQVRYLRMTPTKCRRVIDLVRGMDVQEALDQLRFQPQAASEPVAKVIASAAANAENNAQLDRSSLYISQAYVDEGPTLKRFRPRAQGRAYRIRKRTSHITVVVSIRPSDGKSHLATTTKKAGAR; encoded by the coding sequence CTGGCTGCCGACTCGGCACTGGCCCAGGTGCGCTACCTGCGCATGACCCCGACCAAGTGCCGTCGCGTCATCGACCTGGTGCGCGGCATGGACGTGCAGGAAGCGCTCGACCAGCTGCGCTTCCAGCCGCAGGCTGCCAGCGAGCCGGTCGCCAAGGTCATCGCGAGCGCTGCCGCCAACGCCGAGAACAACGCGCAGCTGGACCGGTCCTCGCTCTACATCAGCCAGGCCTACGTCGACGAGGGGCCGACCCTGAAGCGGTTCCGCCCCCGCGCCCAGGGCCGCGCCTACCGCATCCGCAAGCGCACGAGCCACATCACGGTGGTCGTCTCGATCCGTCCCAGCGACGGCAAGAGCCACCTGGCCACCACGACCAAGAAGGCAGGTGCCCGCTAG
- the rplW gene encoding 50S ribosomal protein L23 has product MSDLTDPRDILLSPVISEKSYGLLDENKYTFLVRPDANKTQIKIAVEKVFGVKVSDVNTLNRQGKRKRTRLGFGQRANSKRAIVTLREGRIEIFGGPVS; this is encoded by the coding sequence ATGAGCGACCTGACCGATCCCCGCGACATCCTGCTCTCGCCGGTCATCTCCGAGAAGAGCTACGGCCTGCTCGACGAGAACAAGTACACCTTTCTCGTCCGCCCGGACGCCAACAAGACCCAGATCAAGATTGCGGTCGAGAAGGTCTTCGGGGTCAAGGTGAGCGACGTGAACACGCTGAACCGGCAGGGCAAGCGCAAGCGCACGCGGCTGGGCTTCGGCCAGCGCGCGAACAGCAAGCGGGCGATCGTGACGCTGCGCGAGGGCCGCATCGAGATCTTCGGGGGCCCGGTCTCCTAG
- the rpmC gene encoding 50S ribosomal protein L29, which yields MAETTAAEIRDLNDEELVRRLAESKEELFNLRFQVATGQLDNNRRLHHVRRDIARLYTVMRERELGIVRETSDGGAA from the coding sequence ATGGCCGAGACCACTGCGGCCGAGATCCGCGACCTGAACGACGAGGAGCTGGTCCGCCGGCTCGCCGAGTCGAAGGAGGAGCTGTTCAACCTGCGCTTCCAGGTCGCGACCGGCCAGCTGGACAACAACCGCCGGCTGCACCACGTGCGCCGCGACATCGCGCGCCTCTACACGGTCATGCGCGAGCGCGAGCTCGGCATCGTCCGGGAGACCTCTGACGGCGGTGCCGCATGA
- the rplN gene encoding 50S ribosomal protein L14, producing MIQQESRLRVADNTGAKEILCIRVLGGSGRRYAGIGDIIVGTVKDALPGAGVKKGDVVKAVIVRTVKERRRPDGSYIRFDENAAVLIKDGGDPRGTRIFGPVGRELRDKRFMKIISLAPEVL from the coding sequence GTGATCCAGCAGGAGTCGCGACTGCGCGTCGCCGACAACACGGGTGCCAAGGAGATCCTCTGCATCCGGGTGCTCGGCGGCTCGGGTCGGCGCTACGCCGGCATCGGCGACATCATCGTGGGCACCGTGAAGGACGCCCTTCCCGGCGCGGGCGTCAAGAAGGGCGACGTCGTGAAGGCGGTCATCGTCCGGACCGTCAAGGAGCGGCGCCGTCCCGACGGCTCCTACATCCGCTTCGACGAGAACGCCGCCGTCCTGATCAAGGACGGCGGGGACCCGCGCGGCACCCGGATCTTCGGCCCGGTGGGGCGTGAGCTGCGCGACAAGCGCTTCATGAAGATCATTTCGCTCGCACCGGAGGTGCTGTAG
- the rplB gene encoding 50S ribosomal protein L2 produces MGIRKYKPTTPGRRGSSVADFVEVTRDTPEKSLTRPLHNKGGRNSYGRVTTRHQGGGHKRAYRVIDFRRHDKDGVPAKVAHIEYDPNRTARIALLHYADGEKRYIVAPKGLKQGDVVEAGPNADIKAGNALPLRNIPTGTTVHNIEMRPGGGAKIARSAGTSVQLVAKDGPFAQLRMPSGEIRNVDLRCRATVGEVGNAEQSNINWGKAGRMRWKGKRPSVRGVAMNPVDHPHGGGEGKTSGGRHPVNPAGKPEGRTRRRKPSDAMIVRRRKTNKKR; encoded by the coding sequence ATGGGCATCCGTAAGTACAAGCCGACGACGCCGGGCCGCCGCGGCTCGTCCGTCGCCGACTTCGTCGAGGTCACCCGCGACACCCCCGAGAAGTCGCTGACCCGTCCACTGCACAACAAGGGCGGTCGCAACTCCTACGGTCGGGTCACCACCCGGCACCAGGGTGGCGGTCACAAGCGCGCGTACCGCGTGATCGACTTCCGCCGGCACGACAAGGACGGCGTGCCGGCCAAGGTTGCGCACATCGAGTACGACCCGAACCGCACCGCCCGCATCGCGCTGCTGCACTACGCCGACGGCGAGAAGCGCTACATCGTGGCGCCGAAGGGCCTGAAGCAGGGTGACGTCGTGGAGGCCGGCCCGAACGCCGACATCAAGGCCGGCAACGCGTTGCCGCTGCGCAACATCCCGACCGGTACCACCGTGCACAACATCGAGATGCGGCCCGGCGGCGGCGCGAAGATCGCCCGTTCCGCCGGTACGAGTGTCCAGCTCGTCGCCAAGGACGGGCCGTTCGCCCAGCTGCGTATGCCGTCCGGGGAGATCCGCAACGTCGACCTGCGCTGCCGCGCCACGGTCGGCGAGGTGGGCAACGCCGAGCAGTCCAACATCAACTGGGGCAAGGCCGGCCGGATGCGCTGGAAGGGCAAGCGCCCGTCCGTCCGCGGTGTCGCCATGAACCCGGTCGACCACCCGCACGGTGGTGGTGAGGGCAAGACCTCCGGTGGGCGCCACCCGGTGAACCCGGCCGGCAAGCCCGAGGGCCGCACCCGTCGCCGCAAACCCAGTGACGCGATGATCGTCCGCCGCCGCAAGACCAACAAGAAGCGCTAG
- the rpsH gene encoding 30S ribosomal protein S8, with amino-acid sequence MTMTDPIADMLTRVRNANSAYHDRVSMPSSKIKTHIAEILQQEGYIAGWAVEDGEKGKILSIDLKYGPNRERSIAGVRRVSKPGLRVYAKAGQLPKVLGGLGVAIISTSSGLLTDRQANKKGVGGEVLAYVY; translated from the coding sequence ATGACCATGACCGACCCGATCGCCGACATGCTGACGCGCGTCCGCAACGCCAACTCGGCGTATCACGACCGCGTGTCCATGCCGTCGAGCAAGATCAAGACGCACATCGCGGAGATCCTCCAGCAGGAGGGCTACATCGCTGGCTGGGCCGTCGAGGACGGGGAGAAGGGCAAGATCCTTTCCATCGACCTCAAGTACGGCCCCAACCGCGAGCGCTCGATCGCCGGTGTGCGCCGGGTGTCCAAGCCGGGCCTGCGGGTGTACGCCAAGGCCGGCCAGCTGCCCAAGGTCCTCGGCGGGCTCGGTGTCGCGATCATCTCGACGTCGTCCGGTCTGCTCACCGACCGGCAGGCCAACAAGAAGGGCGTAGGCGGAGAAGTCCTCGCCTACGTCTA
- the rplC gene encoding 50S ribosomal protein L3, producing the protein MPTDTSPRGTQGVLGEKLGMTQVFDANNRIIPVTVVKAGPCVVTQIRTPDKDGYSAVQIAYGAIDPRKVNKPEAGHFAKAGVPPRRFLVEIRTDDASSYTVGQEISAEIFTPAEGAVLRVDVVGTSKGKGYAGVMKRHNFKGLGAGHGVQRKHRSPGSIGACATPARVFKGTRMAGRMGHVRTTTQNLTVHAVDAERGLLLIRGAVPGPRGGMVLVRTAAKGGLGKGGVAR; encoded by the coding sequence ATGCCGACAGACACATCGCCACGAGGAACCCAGGGGGTCCTGGGGGAGAAGCTGGGGATGACCCAGGTCTTCGACGCCAACAACCGGATCATCCCGGTGACGGTCGTCAAGGCCGGGCCATGCGTGGTCACCCAGATCCGCACCCCCGACAAGGACGGCTACAGCGCCGTCCAGATCGCCTATGGCGCCATCGACCCGCGCAAGGTGAACAAGCCCGAAGCCGGGCACTTCGCCAAGGCGGGCGTGCCGCCGCGTCGCTTCCTCGTCGAGATCCGCACCGACGACGCCTCCTCGTACACCGTCGGCCAGGAGATTTCCGCCGAGATCTTCACTCCGGCCGAGGGCGCCGTGCTGCGGGTCGACGTCGTCGGCACCAGCAAGGGCAAGGGCTACGCCGGTGTGATGAAGCGGCACAACTTCAAGGGCCTGGGCGCCGGTCACGGCGTGCAGCGCAAGCACCGCTCGCCCGGTTCCATCGGCGCCTGCGCCACCCCCGCGCGGGTCTTCAAGGGCACCCGGATGGCCGGCCGGATGGGCCACGTCCGCACCACGACGCAGAACCTCACCGTCCACGCCGTGGACGCCGAGCGCGGCCTGCTGCTGATCCGGGGTGCCGTTCCCGGCCCGCGCGGCGGCATGGTCCTCGTCCGCACCGCCGCCAAGGGCGGCCTCGGGAAGGGTGGTGTGGCGCGATGA
- the rpsQ gene encoding 30S ribosomal protein S17 — MTQTTADVDTAGSRGFRKTREGLVVSDKMDKTVVVAVEDRVQHPLYKKTLRRTSKLKAHDEQNACGVGDRVLLMETRPLSATKRWRVVEVLEKAK, encoded by the coding sequence ATGACCCAGACCACGGCCGACGTTGACACCGCGGGGAGCCGCGGCTTCCGCAAGACCCGCGAGGGCCTGGTGGTCAGCGACAAGATGGACAAGACCGTCGTCGTCGCCGTCGAGGACCGCGTGCAGCATCCGCTGTACAAGAAGACCCTGCGCCGCACCAGCAAGCTCAAGGCGCACGACGAGCAGAACGCCTGCGGCGTCGGCGACCGCGTTCTCCTGATGGAGACCCGTCCGCTGTCGGCCACCAAGCGCTGGCGCGTCGTCGAGGTCCTCGAGAAGGCGAAGTGA
- the rpsJ gene encoding 30S ribosomal protein S10 yields MAGQKIRIRLKAYDHEVIDSSARKIVETVTRTGAQVAGPVPLPTEKNVYCVIRSPHKYKDSREHFEMRTHKRLIDILDPTPKTVDSLMRLDLPAGVDIEIKL; encoded by the coding sequence ATGGCGGGACAGAAGATCCGCATCAGGCTCAAGGCCTACGACCATGAGGTCATCGACAGCTCGGCGCGCAAGATCGTCGAAACGGTGACGCGCACGGGTGCCCAGGTGGCCGGGCCGGTGCCGCTGCCGACCGAGAAGAACGTCTACTGCGTCATCCGCTCGCCGCACAAGTACAAGGACTCGCGCGAGCACTTCGAGATGCGCACGCACAAGCGCCTCATCGACATCCTCGACCCCACACCGAAGACGGTCGACTCGCTCATGCGGCTCGACCTGCCGGCGGGCGTCGACATCGAGATCAAGCTGTAG
- a CDS encoding type Z 30S ribosomal protein S14, giving the protein MAKKALVQKAAKKPKFAVRGYTRCNRCGRPRAVFRTFGLCRICVREMAHAGQLPGVTKSSW; this is encoded by the coding sequence ATGGCCAAGAAGGCCCTGGTCCAGAAGGCTGCCAAGAAGCCCAAGTTCGCGGTGCGCGGTTACACCCGCTGCAACCGCTGCGGCCGTCCGCGTGCGGTCTTCCGCACGTTCGGCCTGTGTCGCATCTGCGTCCGGGAGATGGCCCACGCCGGCCAGCTCCCCGGCGTCACCAAGTCCTCCTGGTAA
- the rplE gene encoding 50S ribosomal protein L5: MTETTTAREMPRLKARYRSEIKPALTEQFSLSNPMQVPGVVKVVVNMGVGDAAKDSKLIDGALRDLTAITGQKPQLRRATKSIAQFKLREGMPIGAKVTLRGDRMWEFLDRLVTIALPRIRDFRGLSPRQFDGNGNYTFGLTEQSMFHEIDIDKVDRTRGMDITVVTTAATDDEGRALLRALGFPFKES, encoded by the coding sequence ATGACCGAGACCACCACCGCCCGGGAGATGCCGCGGCTGAAGGCGCGCTACCGCAGCGAGATCAAGCCGGCACTGACCGAGCAGTTCTCGTTGTCCAACCCCATGCAGGTGCCCGGCGTCGTCAAGGTCGTCGTCAACATGGGCGTCGGCGACGCGGCCAAGGACTCCAAGCTCATCGACGGTGCTCTCCGCGACCTCACGGCCATCACCGGCCAGAAGCCGCAGTTGCGTCGCGCCACCAAGTCGATCGCGCAGTTCAAGCTGCGTGAGGGCATGCCGATCGGCGCGAAGGTCACCCTGCGCGGGGACCGGATGTGGGAGTTCCTCGACCGGCTGGTCACCATCGCGCTGCCGCGCATCCGTGACTTCCGCGGCCTGTCACCCAGGCAGTTCGACGGCAACGGCAACTACACCTTCGGGCTGACCGAGCAGTCGATGTTCCACGAGATCGACATCGACAAGGTCGACCGCACCCGTGGCATGGACATCACCGTCGTGACCACCGCCGCCACCGACGACGAGGGCCGCGCGCTGCTGCGGGCGCTCGGCTTCCCGTTCAAGGAGAGTTAG
- the rplP gene encoding 50S ribosomal protein L16 produces MLIPRRVKHRKQHHPDRSGAAKGGTSLAFGEYGIQALESAYLTNRQIESARIAMTRHIRRGGKVWINVYPDRPLTKKPAETRMGSGKGSPEWWVANIKPGRVLFELAGPPEPLAREAMRRAMHKLPMKCRFITREVSD; encoded by the coding sequence ATGCTGATCCCCCGCAGGGTCAAGCACCGCAAGCAGCACCACCCGGACCGCAGCGGTGCGGCCAAGGGCGGTACGTCGCTGGCGTTCGGCGAGTACGGCATCCAGGCCCTCGAGTCGGCCTACCTCACCAACCGCCAGATCGAGTCCGCGCGTATCGCGATGACCCGCCACATCCGCCGTGGCGGAAAGGTCTGGATCAACGTCTACCCCGACCGCCCGCTCACCAAGAAGCCCGCAGAGACCCGCATGGGCTCCGGCAAGGGCTCCCCCGAGTGGTGGGTCGCCAACATCAAGCCGGGTCGCGTGCTGTTCGAGCTCGCCGGTCCGCCGGAGCCGCTGGCCCGAGAGGCCATGCGCCGTGCCATGCACAAGCTGCCGATGAAGTGCCGCTTCATCACGCGTGAGGTGAGTGACTGA
- the rpsS gene encoding 30S ribosomal protein S19: MPRSLKKGPFVDDHLLKKVDAQNDKGTKTVIKTWSRRSTIIPDMLGHTIAVHDGRKHVPVFVTESMVGHKLGEFAPTRTFRGHVKDDRRARRG; the protein is encoded by the coding sequence ATGCCGCGCAGCCTGAAGAAGGGTCCTTTCGTCGACGACCACCTCCTGAAGAAGGTGGACGCTCAGAACGACAAGGGGACCAAGACCGTCATCAAGACCTGGTCGCGTCGCTCGACGATCATCCCCGACATGCTGGGGCACACGATCGCCGTGCACGACGGCCGCAAGCACGTGCCCGTGTTCGTGACGGAGTCGATGGTCGGGCACAAGCTCGGCGAGTTCGCCCCCACGCGTACCTTCCGCGGTCACGTCAAGGACGACCGGAGGGCCCGACGTGGCTGA
- the rplX gene encoding 50S ribosomal protein L24, translating to MFVKKGDTVLVLSGKDRGLQGRVISASPDTQRVLVEGVNRVKKHTKITQSARGSQQGGIVTTEAPVHVSNVQVVCANCGKAARVGHRRSDADEYGKTHSVRVCKRCNGDI from the coding sequence CTGTTCGTGAAGAAGGGCGACACCGTCCTCGTCCTCAGCGGGAAGGACCGCGGTCTCCAGGGGCGGGTCATCTCCGCCAGCCCCGACACGCAGCGCGTGCTGGTCGAGGGGGTCAACCGGGTCAAGAAGCACACCAAGATCACCCAGTCGGCGCGCGGCTCCCAGCAGGGCGGCATCGTGACGACGGAGGCACCGGTGCACGTGTCCAACGTGCAGGTCGTGTGCGCCAACTGTGGAAAGGCCGCCCGCGTCGGCCACCGCCGTAGTGACGCCGACGAGTACGGCAAGACCCACAGCGTCCGCGTCTGCAAGCGCTGCAACGGAGACATCTGA